The following DNA comes from Capsicum annuum cultivar UCD-10X-F1 chromosome 7, UCD10Xv1.1, whole genome shotgun sequence.
ATCTCTCCAAATGGTCCACATCAAAGCCGCAGGAACAATATtccatttttttcctctttgCTCTCTCTTGCTTCTTTCAGCTTTCAAGCAAAGCAAAACAACAGGTCCTTCACAGACCTTGACATCACCCAAGACATACCATATCAACTGAACATATCCTACCACAGTTTTGTGGAAAGGCTGCAGTGGAGTAAAAGATGATCCACAGCTTCGCCTGCCCTCCTTGTGTAAGTAGTAACACCAGCTGATGCAAACAACTTTCCTTTTTCTAAGGGTTTTCCGCCATCAAAATAATCCCTCTAGATACCTTCCTTGGTATCTTAGGAACCCGAATTGACTATCCGAGAAAAGCCTCCTCTTCCCCCACCAAGAGTTTCTCATAATAGGAATTGACAGAAAACACACCTCTGTTCCCCAACTTCCATCTCATTTTACTGGGTATTTCGATTGGCTCACAATGCTGATTGAGTAAAACTAGCTGCCTTTGAAATTAATTCACCTCTCAATCCTGGAAATCCCTGCTGCACTTCAAATTCCAAATGCTTCTTCCCCCTGTGTTCCCCTAATTTGGTGGACTACCGCCTCCCTTTGACAAGATATCCTATAAATGCTCAGAAAATCATCTTTTAACGCCATATTTCCACACCATATATGTCCCCAAAAACTAATTCTTCTCCCATCTCCTACCTTGAAAGAGAAGTTTTTGTAAAAATTTACCCATCCCTTCGTGATATTCCTCCACACGCAAGCAACATTgtgatcccccccccccccccccccccccaccccccctccATTACCCCATATTTATCTTCTATCACTTCTTTCCATAAAGATTATACCTCCACCCCGAATCTCCAAAACCATTTCGCAGAAAAGCTTTGTTAAAGACCCTTAAATCTGTAACTCCCCCGCCCTCCTTTAGGAGTAGTCACTGGCTCCCCAACTTCAAAGTCTTTCCTGTAATGCTGATAGGAGCCTGAACCAAGGACATAAAGTAAGGAGGGATGCTCGATAAAGTGCCCTTAATAAGCACTTACTTCCCACCTTTTGACAAATGAGCGAATGGATATAAAGCTGTTATTCCAGTTACACGCCATCTCCCACTGGAACTTTTCTTTGATAACATAATGCAATTTATcaagaaatagtaaaaccattTCCGACAAGAACACTTGCATGTGGGTAAGATCATAAATTATCAGAACACAAATTTATGATGAACTTTGAAGAAGAACGAGTGTAACAACTCTTCTGAGATGCTTTGTGAAATTAAAAAGAAGCATTTGCATGCCCAGAACAATGAATAGAGAGCAAAAACTTTTGGAACAAGCAATGAAatctttgattttcttttcatAAAAAAATGTCGAAAGGGTTCCTTTTCATGCCACAGAATTTTGAAGTCTCAAATTCTTGTTGATTTGGTCATATGAGCTGAAGTTGAGCTCAGTGTAGATTAAACAAGATGAACTAATGGGAACTTAAGCTTTGTTTGCTTGTTTTTATTGACAATATATTATTATGTGTAGCATTTTAAAATGTTTGTGTGAAGGTTTTCTAACCCTTTTGTAATCTTCTTGCTTACAGgattgcccccccccccccccccccccccccccccccaaaaaaaaaaaaaccaacagCGATTGCATTACAtacctccaaaaaaaaaaagaaatcatgtAAATAAGACATCTAACTATATAAATCTTGCTGGATACTTTCAGAGACTATCAAATCAAAACACAATTTTTCCAGTATTGTTGTTTAACTTAAAAATTTCTATATTACTCCACCTGTAATTCTATAATATACAGTATATATAGATGGGTTCAATGAGTGCTCAATAAAGGCCCATCTTAGGCTGGTGACCTTCGTTGCACTTTGGAGGATGGGGGTTAGCCCTAGCCGTTGAGCCTATATCATAATGTACATACTTggatttttttttctagaatGCATATATACTATTTCTAGAATTGTTCACAAATAAAAAAGATAGTCCAATCTGGAACTTAGCTCAAGCTtgagtttccaaaatcaaaatgtTGCACCAGAGATGTTTAAGTGCAAGATGTTCACGTTCTCAAAATAGAAGTTGGTTGTTGGCTCGTTACTAGTCATCTGGTCCCTTGCATAAGTTAAGTTTGCTGGATACGGCGTTGTAAAGGTTATAGAAAATATTGATCTCTGTTTAGATACTTGTCTAAAGTTACTTTTGAAATGTATAGTGTCTTcagtttttgtgtttgttatgcTTTTAACTCTGTCGCTAGATGGCTAGAGTGTTCCCATAATTCGGGCCTTAGTGCTGTAAGTCTCTTTGCTTGTTTTATGGTTCGAGTTCACTTgctatattggaaaatatgaAGAGCATCTTAGCAAATAGAGTTTGTCTTTCCCCATCTATTCAGTAATTCATGCTGGAAGCATAATACCGTCTTCTATGTTTTTATACAGTAGGTCCGTGTAAGGAATGGAAGCCAAAGCCTGTAAACAGTAATCTTGCTCAGGGGTCTGCTCCTGCTGCTGTTGCTTCGTCTGGTGTTTCTACGGTTTCTGTTGAAGTCAATACTCTGTCACAGCCTCCTGCTTCTGTTCCTGAAACAAAAGAAGTTACTGAGGATCTGCAGAAAAAGTTGGAGGAATCACACATTTCAGATGTTGAACATGTTATTATCCCTAACCACCTTCACGTTCCTGAGGTTGAAAAACTTGGGTTCTGTTTTGGAAGTTTCGAGGCTAGCTTTAGTTTGGGCCCAACCACAAATAATGCTCCTGAGCATGACAGAAGTCAACCACTTCCTGAAGCTTCCAAATGCCTTGAAGAAGCTGCAGCTGCACAACTTCCAaggtctctctctctctctctctctctctctctctctctatctatctatctatctatctccgCTGCTCCACCTTTGCCCTATTGATACGGCAGAAGTTCGTTTGCAGCAATTTCTGTTATAGCTGTACTTATCAACCAAGAAATGTAACTTCTATTTAATCTTTAGGTAGTCGTTTGGTTTCAAAATACAGTTTCAACAGTAATATTAAAGGACTAACTCGAAAACACGCTATCAGTAGATGGTTTAGATACGTCTTCTATTCCCTTTGTCCCACTTCTTCTGTCACAGTTCAACTATCTTACTTTTGGTTGTGTCGGGTTTTCCCAGTTTTGGTCCACCTACTTAAAAAAAGAAAACGTGACACTTCTGCTGTCACAGTTCAACTATCTTACTTTTGGTTTTGTCGGGTTTTCCCAGTTTTGGTCCACCtacttaaaaaaagaaaaaggcatcGCCAAACACAATTTTTCCATAAAGATAAAATTCTTCTTCAGTTCATTCTTCTCTCCATTTTCTTGGTGACTGAGAAATCTGTCGGGGGTCAATTCTTTGGACCTAACGCAACTTTGCATGGTGCAAGGCTCGAACATGTGACCTAAGTCACAAATCTTTCAACCTTTGCCCCTTGAACTGAGCTCTTAGGGGCTTCTTTTCTCCATTTTGGACCTATATATATTTCGTATTGGTGACCAAGAAATCCCCAAGGGCCGTTGTGCAAGTTGgaaacttggtggaaaatggatTCACCTGTCTACCCTTCTCCACTTAAATGTAAGGCTTTTCTCTATTGTAGGGTTCAAACCGTGATGTGCGCCTAACTCACACATCATGCCCTGCGCTGTTACCACTAGACCAGATCCCGGGCGTGCctacatatatatttaaatactaaaacttcCAAGTCTCAACTTAAGACACTGTCTAGTGTATCAAACACTGTTTTTGGATAAAGGGAGTAAGTTGGACTTAACTTGACTACCTGAAGTTCAGTGCTCTAAAGTATCAAGcttcaattttttagttttaggGTTCAATCTTCAACCTTATGATACAACTTCTTAGTCAGTTCTTATCCTTGCACGAACTTGTATTCTTATTTTGTGGTTCTATTCTTTGAAAAGATCTCCGTGGACATAGAGATCCAAAGGCTTGTGAAAATTCATTTTGGTTTGGGGGAGGGGTGGGAGGGTGGGTAATTCTTGTTGTAGCTTTGAAAAGATGCCCccgcttttttattttttggtgtaaACATGAGATGTTTGCCTAGTTTTTCGTTTTGGACTTGCCGAAATATTTTCTCCCCAAATCAAAATTGAATTCTGATGCATGAATAGATTTGCACCTCCTGCAGTTCTAGCATTTCACACCTGACATTTTTCTTCTGTATGAATTGTGCAGTAATCAAAATGCATCACCAGCTGTGGAGGACACAGATAGTCCTGATCAGCCTCCACTTTCACATGGACAGGAGAGTTTGCCTGCAAAAGGAGATGATGATATCTCATCCTCCGCTCCAGAGTGCAGTGAACCGAAGCAAGAGACTCTGCAGTCAGGCCAACAGTATTCAGTTGTTCATACATCCCCCAACTATAATTTTGGCTTTGTGCCAACAATGTTGGGCAATCAGGTCCCACCCTTCGAAAGCTCTGAATCTCAACCTCGAGACGTTTCTCGTCTTCCAAATTTCCTTGTAGGTTTTCATTCTCTGATTTTTGGTATACCTATTGTGTCATCATATAATACTGTCTGAAGCCTCAAGGTGTTATTTGTATAACGAACATACATATTGGTGCTTTGAACATCACAGCAGTTTGACTGAATTCTTTTCTCAGTGTATACTGGTTTTACCTCAATATGTGGTAGGGACCTAGGATATTCAAGTGCTTGTTCAGTTGTGCTCAGTTTCGTATTAATGACTCTAGGAACTATTTAACATCAATTGCTTCTGCGAAAATGATTCTACATGTTCCTAGAAATCatgtcaataatcaatacattttGAAGCATTTGTATGATTTATCTCGGAAAATATGCTTGTTATACTCCAGAAATTTTACAGCAATTAATTTGTTCAGGTTCAGCAATCCATTGACCCAAACTACTATGCCCAATTCTACCGTTCGAGTGCTGATAGTGATGGCCGCATTTCACCCTTTCATTCAGCGGGTGTTTCTACTCAGTACAATGGCAATGTTGCAGTTGCGCCGCCAGACACTTCTCAATCACCTCAAGAGGTTGGAATCCATCTCGACTGAGTGCTGGTTTATATTTTTGTCTTtagtttttttctaattttgcgGGGAGAAAGATAAGCAGAAGGAGAAGGGAAGAGAAGTGTGTGCTAAGGGGTTAGGGTTCTGGTGTTTACCTAAATACATCGAAAAGCTGTCTTGTCCCCTGTATGCTTGAGTCATAATTAGTGTCTGGTTGATTCTTTAGCTAGGCACGGGAAGGCAATTCTCTACAATCTGAAATGCAGTTACGGGTAGGCAGCATACTGAAATTCAGAAATAGACGAATAAATTTCTAGATTATGGTGAAAATTCTCTAACTCTTGTAGACATAATTCCAGATGATAAACATGAATTGTATTCAATCAAATGCTTTCTGAATAACCAAGGAAGCAATATTAAATCAGATCCCATGCTGTTTAAATTGCGAGCTCACCAAATCTTCTTTTGCTAGAACATGCTTTCTTGATTAATATTGTAGTTCTCCCAGGAGGTCTCATTAAGCCTCTTAGTGATGAGTAAATATGTTCTATTACTTCTTTATATGCACTAAAATCTTTTGCTTGGATGCCCTTCTGTCCCTTTTAATAGATCAGTCTTGATTTAACCTCTTATGGTGATGTCCAAGTAGTTTCATGGGAAAATCTGCATAATAAATAATGCGCAGAGAACAACTATTTACTTTTGGGACATCAGTTACATGATACATTGATGTGCCGACTTCAATTGACCCACCCCTAAGATTGttcttgtatttatttatttgattgttcTGCAGGGCGGGAACACTCTTGCTTTATCTGCAGCAGCTCCGACACCACTTGTGACTCAAGCTGCTGGGCTTATGCAGAGTTCTATAGCTGTACCACAACAACCTGTCCCCGTATTTCGACAGGCTACAGCGATGCATCTGCCCCATTATCCTCCGAATTATATTCCCTATGGTCACTATTTTTCACCACTTTACGTTCCACCAACAGCCATCCATCAATTATATAGCAATGGTGCATTTTCCCAGCAACCTCAGGCTGGTGGTATATATCCGCCTCCACCATCAGCTGCTGCCAGATACTCGCTTTCGCAATATAGACCAGGAGCTAATGTGGGAAGTTCAGCTCACATGGGAGTGCCCGGCACTTATGCGCCATATGGATCCACTCCTGTCAACTATAACCCTAGTTCAGCTACAACTTCTGGAAACCCTGCTTCCAATGAGGATCTTTCTGCATCTCAGTTCCAGGAGAACAATGTCTATGTGAGTGGACAACAGGTTGGTCCTATTATCTGCTCTTAGCAATGTTGGTAATTCATTATACGCCATTGAAATATGTCCTGGGAATATGTGCGCCAATTTTTCTGAAAATAGTGAAATGTGGCTATTTAGAGCTTGAAATTCTTTGAGCAGTAGTGGTAAGGGCTGGTATGAATTGAAGCAAAAAACTGATAAAGTCTAAATCTAATTGGAGTACATTGTATCAGTTGGACCTCTAGGGAAGTTGAGAACCCCATCAGGAAGATCTGAACTATGGTACCAGCTGCATTTTTTGGTGTATTTGGTGTGAAAGGAATAGTACATGTTTTGATGGGGTATCAACTCAAATATGTTCACTCAAAGctagttgtttggttagcctattTTGCTTGGCCAACCATAAAAGTATTGACTCATTCATGGATTTTGTCAGTTCCTTGGTGCTTTATATTCTTGTATATTCTGGACTGATATTTGCTCTTCTGCTGTGACTATTGCATCCAATGGATGCTGTTTTTAATGAAATTCTACTACATAAAAAAAGGGAGTATGTTAACTTGTCAAATTGAGTTTGATGTTAGTTTTGTTTATAAttgtaatatatccattataatatatgtaatttaaGTGTTATCACTTGTCCATTCCTAGCTAAGTGTCTGCTAGCTAATAGAGGGTTTGTCCCGACCTGTGGAAGTTGAGGGGGCCAGCATGTGCATGTTAACTAGGGTGGCAGTACACGGTTATCTCAAGAACTTAATAAAGCTCtacacccaagggtgtggcctagtgtttcaatgaagttgggttgagcaccatgaggtctcaggttcaattcccaacagtgacaaacactaggtgatttcttcccatctgttctagctttggtggacagagttacttgaactctggtacctgttgctggtgggaggtggcaggtatcccgtggaattagtcgaggtgcgcgtaAGGTGGCCCAGataccacggttatcaaaaacataaaaataaaaataaagctctctattttttttaaagtcacCTCAGAAGAAAATTAAACCTGCCATGGCCTGCCGGCAAGCTTCTTGTCTAAGGAGCCATATGGGCGGTTGCAGCAATTCATGAATTTTTGTGTCTGTCTCAGGGAAAGCTGCAGTATGAGTTTATATTGTTTCCTAATCATTTCTCTTGCAGTAGTCTGTATGCTTTATGTGATTCAGTAGAGAGCTCAACACTGAACAGCTATGATTCGTCATGAATTGACTGCTTTGTTGTAATTTGGTTTCAGATGTTGATATTTTAGCCAACATTATCAAGGATTTGGTTTTAAAATGAGCGTGAATTTTTTAGAAGTAAATAGAAATAtgcagagtaacggtgagattgacgaggatgtctcgcaccgtattggggcgggatggatgaagtggaagctagcgtcgggggtgctgtgtgataagaaggtgccgcccaagcttaaaggcaaattctacagggtggtagtccgtccggccttgttgtatggagcggagtgttggccagttaagaactcccacatccaaaaaatgaaggtggcagaaatgcggatgttgcgctggatgtgtgggctgactagaggggatagagttcggaatgagactatccgggagaaggttggtgtgacttcagtggagtgcaagatgcgggaagcccgattgagatggttcggacacgtgaagaggaggggcatggatgcctcggtccgtaggtgtgagaggctggcgttggatggttttaggcggggtaggggtaggccgaagaagtactggggtgaggtgattaggcgggacatggagcagttacagctcaccgaggacatgaccctagataggaaggtctggaggacgcgaattacggcagaggactagggtcagttttgggtcgctagtgtagggaattacttggtgggggttttattcctgttatgattccgtgttccgtgttccatgttttattacgaatctgtgtgctttcctctgttttgtattacttatgggtgccgtatttatgttatgtaatctgcttctgtgctttactatgtgttggTGTGGTagctcgtgccttgagccgggggtctattggaaacaacctttctacttctttagaggtagaggtttggactgcgtacatcttatccccccagaccccactaggtgggaatacactgggtttgttgttgttgttgttgtaaatagAAATATGTTGCATCATTACATTTGAGGAAGTTACAAGGATTCCTTGTGTTTATTGTATAGAGACTTTAGTTTTGCATGGAGCAGCGTGGTAGTAGTGGGGTTTGTATGCTGCCCAATTAAACACTTGTACATGATACATCTCTGTGATCCAGTTGCGGAATGAATTCTGTACTTCTGAAACAGAGATAACAATTAGAATTTCTGAATGTAATTGTTGCTGTGTTAACTTAGTTGCCTTCAGAATAATTTGTCTTACCAGTTTGCTTAAAATTTGTTGGAGTTGTAAGGTTAACTTCAACTCTTTGAAGTgacaacaaagaaagaaagaaaacaaattaaTTTACTGCACAAAGgatgatttttcattaatttgaagtggtgcttaaatactaaaaaaatgcaATAACTAAAGCCTATAATTAAGCCACTACTTTGTATATGATTTCATGATCAGCAATATCCAAAACATCTACACCACTAACATCTAAAAATCAGCCACGAAACTAAGTTGAGAACATGGCTAAAAAAGCTGGATAATGTCCAACAATTGCTCCTACTTTTACTGCAGTAACTGAGGCAATaatcaacactcctccttgctttaGTTGTTGCAAATTCTAAGtctttctccaagaaattcaaatctGCTCTTTGGCAAGGCTTTGGTAAACATATCTGCTAGTTGAAGATCTGTAACGGTGTCCGGTACCCacattggagtccgactaatccggattcgcGCCTCGTAGGGCCCCATTTGGGGGGAAGCGCTCCCTTTGAGTGACGGAGTTCGGTGAGGACTAGTCAGATCTGTGTGGATTAATTTTAGCTTCTCAATGGCTCTCCAGGTTGCTTTCTTGAAAGAAAGTCTTGCTTGCCAAATTGACAAGTTCtgtaatatggtattttggcttcAAGATTAGGCAGCCCTCGAACCAGATCTTTCTTTGTGAGTTATTTACAGCAGCATGGTTGAAATGTTCGAGTCTTTTGTGCAGAACTTGTGCATTGATCTTAGTTGCAGAATAAGCTTTGTGCTCATGATCTAAAAGATCCAATATAAAGCTCCTTCCCTTCATCATTACCTTGAATAAGTTTCTGCTATCTTCATCCTTGATTTGTCAGTAATTGGATTCAAAGAGAAGTTTGAAACCATTCTCAATCATCTGGCCAACACTTAACAAACTATGACTAATATTAGGTACAAAAAACACATCTTTGATTAGTTTTGTACCTGAGGAGCATTTCATTTCCACAGTACCTTTGCCTTCAACAGAATTAGTCTCCATTACCAACTTGTACTTTGGAAATTACTGAAGTATCCAACTCCTTAAAGAGATCACGGTCAAATGCCATGTGGTTTGTGCAACCACTGTCAATAAGCCACTTGTCATTCGAGCAGCTAGTTGCCAAACATGTCGCTACAAAGAGTTGCTTTTCATCTTCCTGATTAGCTACCTATGCAGCATTAGTTTGTGCAGCAGTAGTTTGCTGAGTATTCTTGCAAACCTTCTGATGATCACACTGTTGGTCTGGCCTTCTACAGCATTTGAACGGTGGATGACCCTTCTTTCCATAATGCTTGCAAGGAGGAAAATCATCACCTATTGGGAGTCCCAGGAGAATGAGAACCTGAGTTTTCCTTGTTATTCTACTTCTTCTTTCCTTGGTCTCCTTGATTTGATTGAACTTTTGCAGGTAGTGCACCCTCAACAGATCCTTCGGACCTCATAAGTCTTCTCTGTTCTTGTGCCTGCAAAGCATTCAACAGTTCTGTCAAACTAATCTGTGACAATTCCTTAGAATTTTTCAGTGTGGAAATAGTTGTTTCAAACCATTCGGGGACTGTTACTAGAATTTTTTGAACCAATCTAGAATCAGGAAATTCAGAGCCAAGTAATCTTACATTGTTGGCAATGTTGAGTAATCTATTAGAATACTCTTTGATTGTCTCTGAATCCTTCATCTTCTGAAGTTCAAATTCTCAGATCAGGTTAAGAGTACGCATACCTTTGATCCGTTCATCTCCTTCATATTCTTTCTCAAGGAAACTCCAGACTTCAAAAGCTGATTTCAATGTCATAATCCTGACAAAGATTTCAGATGAGACTGCAACGAATAACGTTGCTCTAgcctttgattt
Coding sequences within:
- the LOC107878083 gene encoding GBF-interacting protein 1-like isoform X2, whose protein sequence is MNSSCSKSGGGVVGARVSIPNSMRKTIQNIKEITGNHSEDDIYAMLRECSMDPNETAQKLLSQDTFHEVKRKRDRRKEPQNSVKESAESKWKTGMQGRGNKGIRGNSTSRHASKDVGDGKSGKDNITNQILDKSVNLSSVPYVEAKNISSSSSAALNGPSGLASGSNSMVQNAHAFTRRGVKHFEANKDMQTASADASRNPKAVTGNRDVHGQRMPNSGNSSRMLSSPPSSGAYLSAADPVLLPSQDSRPVGVVGTVRREVGRQHSPVERVSSNSDGSKKTTAISDAGSSNVQVKMPSKFQGPGKNQLHEHSPTASSNHGGSSVSRPSSNYNNRSQTACPQKGPCKEWKPKPVNSNLAQGSAPAAVASSGVSTVSVEVNTLSQPPASVPETKEVTEDLQKKLEESHISDVEHVIIPNHLHVPEVEKLGFCFGSFEASFSLGPTTNNAPEHDRSQPLPEASKCLEEAAAAQLPSNQNASPAVEDTDSPDQPPLSHGQESLPAKGDDDISSSAPECSEPKQETLQSGQQYSVVHTSPNYNFGFVPTMLGNQVPPFESSESQPRDVSRLPNFLVQQSIDPNYYAQFYRSSADSDGRISPFHSAGVSTQYNGNVAVAPPDTSQSPQEGGNTLALSAAAPTPLVTQAAGLMQSSIAVPQQPVPVFRQATAMHLPHYPPNYIPYGHYFSPLYVPPTAIHQLYSNGAFSQQPQAGGIYPPPPSAAARYSLSQYRPGANVGSSAHMGVPGTYAPYGSTPVNYNPSSATTSGNPASNEDLSASQFQENNVYVSGQQSESSGVWINAHNRDLSSLQASSFYNLPQGQVALTPTQPGHGAFAGIYHPAQPVTASTVHPLMQQSQTIAGPVDMVGPTANVYQRPQHSQMNWPNSY